One genomic region from Marmota flaviventris isolate mMarFla1 chromosome 6, mMarFla1.hap1, whole genome shotgun sequence encodes:
- the LOC114080216 gene encoding olfactory receptor 2B11-like → MVLINESYPKEFILVGFADYPWLEFPLFVIVFIIYSMGMIGNIAIILVSKLDPRLQSPMYFFLTNLSFLDICLTTSIVPQMLFNLGSSKKTISYVGCAVQVYFFSTVGATERLLLALMSFDRYVAICRPLHYTLIMNQRICILLVSIVWMSGITYGAFEISLTLRLPLCGINKLDHIFCEIPVLIKTACGEKEANELSLSVVCIFIVAIPLCLILASYASIGRAILKIKSSEGRKKAFGTCSSHLIVVLLFYGPVISMYLQPPSSISRDQPKFMAFFYTVVIPTLNPFIYTLRNKDAKGALSKLVRSIFTSK, encoded by the coding sequence ATGGTTCTAATTAATGAAAGCTACCCTAAAGAATTCATCCTAGTAGGCTTTGCTGATTATCCTTGGCTAGAATTTCCtctatttgttattgtttttataatatactCCATGGGTATGATAGGAAACATTGCCATCATTCTGGTGTCCAAGTTAGACCCACGTCTCCAAAGtcccatgtatttcttcctcacCAACCTCTCCTTTCTGGACATCTGTTTAACCACAAGCATTGTGCCTCAGATGCTGTTTAACCTGGGAAGCTCTAAGAAGACCATCAGTTACGTGGGGTGTGCAgttcaagtttattttttcagCACAGTGGGAGCCACAGAACGTCTTCTTCTGGCTCTTATGTCTTTtgatcgctatgtggccatctgcagaCCTCTGCACTACACCCTCATCATGAATCAGCGCATCTGTATCCTATTAGTGTCCATTGTGTGGATGAGCGGAATTACTTATGGTGCTTTTGAGATCAGTCTAACATTACGGTTGCCATTGTGTGGCATCAATAAACTGGATCACATTTTCTGTGAGATTCCAGTTCTGATAAAGACTGCCTGTGGGGAAAAGGAGGCTAATGAGCTCTCCCTCTCTGTGGTGTGCATTTTTATAGTAGCTATTCCTCTGTGTTTAATTCTTGCTTCCTATGCTAGTATTGGACGTGCCATACTTAAGATTAAATCttctgaaggaaggaaaaaggccTTTGGGACATGTTCCTCTCATCTTAttgtagttttattattttatggccCAGTCATTAGCATGTACCTTCAGCCACCCTCTTCCATCTCAAGGGACCAGCCCAAGTTCATGGCATTCTTCTATACAGTAGTGATTCCTACACTCAACCCCTTCATCTACACACTGAGGAATAAGGATGCAAAAGGTGCATTAAGTAAGCTGGTAAGGAGCATTTTCACTTCCAAGTGA